Proteins encoded within one genomic window of Episyrphus balteatus chromosome 1, idEpiBalt1.1, whole genome shotgun sequence:
- the LOC129910474 gene encoding uncharacterized protein K02A2.6-like: MEGGRIPFFNLNDDPTNAGDRWRKWIARFENFLIASDINNVERRKALLLHYAGEDVFEIFHNLPKLTTTTKERVDEKGARTRVEMDCFEIAKQKLSNYFSPKTNIEFEIFSFRQAKQIPNETVGQFYARLLKLSSNCEFSDRDKEIKSQIICTTTSHRLRDFAFQRTSQLTQGKIIPYNSTTSLPIIGKFTASLTFKQHSIAETIYVIDSQAISILSYNASKQLNIIHIVQQLSNNISLDIKQKYPEVFRGIGKHNKHKVHLFIDKEVPPVAQRFRRIPFHLRSSVEDEINRLLKADIIEKATGPTPWVSPVVIVPKPHNPTAIRMCIDMRAANKAIQRVRKITPTLQDIITSLNGTTVYSKIDLNEGYHQIELDEESRFITTFSTHCGVYRYKRLNFGVNTAAEEFQDIIRQTLNNIKNVLNVSDDIFIFGKTQTEHDQALEEVFQRLRANNLTVNEKKCVFSQPQLKFFGFVFSKDGIQPDPEKVAVFEQLKTPNNVSEVRSILGMLNFALPFLPELATHTQPLRELIQKNTEFVWKKKHEEALIFLKKLMGDASKLAYYDMNKPTHLHVDAGPEGLSGILSQHHNKRYEIVAYASHALTAVEKRYSQIEKEMLAATWAMEHFKIYLYGTKFTLHTDHMPLISIFKNPLSKPTSRIERLLLKTQEFSFNIQHQQGNSNPADYFSRHPNNNSNNSYNKNNIIEQYVNFIINNSLPKAISLQTIQEETQQDPILQLLIKAITSNSNTQWNSNQISRYKGVRQELSIAEGCVLKGSQILLPHKLVQRAIALAHKSHMGIVKTKQLLRTKIWFPDLDKKVEETVSQCHICQVVNNQNHREPLSIVELASTPFEKVSMDFAGPLPNGKYLLILVDEYSKYPFVEQIHSTKFIDVKKVLTKIFSAFGTPLNLKSDNGPPFSSHEFKEFMDSQNIKHHKTTPYWPEANGAAERMVKTIKKSLISSELEHHNCLSQLDMFLMDYRSTPQATTEVSPFELMFNRKMNNFLPTLKEKTTKLVNKEQNNKLKNKQYADKRRHTKPAAFKVGDQVICKQRKINKLTPPYDPEPMKITKIIGSQIWARREGETNTIVRNSSFFKNFVKPNIQQITTRRPARKNYINYKEQNQIDSNSNENSENYQQFPTPADFDIAIDENNRDVTEEVEVFTTPPNSPQLRYEHKRSTRSKRPLRFDDYILE, translated from the exons atggaGGGTGGAAGAATTCCATTTTTCAACCTGAACGACGATCCAACCAACGCTGGTGATCGTTGGAGGAAATGGATTGCtcgctttgaaaattttttaatagcgAGCGATATCAACAATGTCGAAAGACGGAAGGCATTATTGTTACATTATGCCGGTGAAGACGTTTTTGAGATCTTTCACAATTTGCCAAAGCTGACTACAACAACAAAGGAACGCGTCGACGAAAAAGGCGCGAGAACAAGAGTCGAGATGGACTGCTTCGAAATAGCGAAACAAAAGCTATCGAATTATTTCTCGCCCAAAACAAACATCGAATTCGAAATATTTTCCTTTCGGCAGGCAAAACAGATTCCCAATGAAACAGTTGGACAGTTCTATGCACGGCTTTTGAAATTGAGTTCCAATTGCGAATTTTCAGACAGAGATAAAGAAATCAAGTCTCAAATCATATGCACAACAACATCGCATAGATTGAGAGATTTTGCCTTCCAACGAACTTCACAATTGACACAGG GAAAAATAATTCCATATAATTCCACAACTTCATTGCCgataattggaaaattcacagCCAGTCTTACTTTTAAACAACATTCCATAGCCGAGACAATCTACGTAATAGATAGCCAAGCAATATCCATTCTCAGTTACAACGCATCAAAACAACTCAACATAATCCACATAGTCCAACAATTATCAAACAACATCAGTCTCGACATCAAACAGAAGTACCCTGAAGTCTTCAGAGGAATCGGGAAACACAACAAACACAAAGTACATCTTTTCATCGACAAAGAAGTACCACCAGTCGCACAACGTTTCCGTCGAATTCCATTCCATTTAAGATCATCAGTTGAAGACGAAATCAACCGCCTACTCAAAGCAGACATCATTGAAAAAGCAACAGGTCCAACACCGTGGGTATCACCAGTGGTGATTGTACCAAAACCCCACAACCCAACAGCTATTCGGATGTGCATTGATATGCGAGCAGCCAACAAAGCCATTCAACGTGTCAGAAAAATAACACCAACTCTGCAAGACATAATAACATCTTTAAATGGCACAACAGTCTACAGCAAAATCGACCTCAACGAAGGCTATCATCAAATCGAATTGGATGAAGAATCGCGTTTCATCACGACTTTCAGCACACACTGTGGAGTCTACAGGTACAAAAGACTCAACTTCGGTGTCAACACAGCAGCCGAAGAGTTCCAAGACATCATCCGACAGACGCTCAACAACATCAAAAACGTCCTGAATGTGAGTGATGACATATTCATTTTTGGGAAAACGCAAACTGAACATGATCAAGCACTTGAAGAGGTATTTCAACGACTTCGTGCAAACAACCTAACAGTCAACGAGAAAAAGTGTGTATTCAGCCAACCCCAGCTGAAGTTTTTCGGTTTTGTTTTCTCAAAGGACGGCATCCAACCAGACCCCGAGAAAGTAGCAGTTTTTGAACAACTCAAAACACCCAACAACGTCTCAGAAGTCCGCAGCATCCTTGGTATGTTAAATTTTGCTTTACCTTTTCTTCCAGAACTAGCAACACACACCCAACCATTGCGAGAACTCATTCAAAAAAACACCGAGTTCGTTTGGAAGAAGAAGCACGAGGAAGCATTAATTTTCCTAAAGAAGCTAATGGGAGATGCATCAAAACTTGCCTACTATGACATGAACAAGCCAACACATCTACATGTCGATGCCGGTCCTGAAGGTCTTTCTGGTATCTTGTCGCAACACCACAACAAAAGATATGAGATCGTGGCATATGCAAGCCATGCACTTACTGCGGTCGAGAAAAGATACAGCCAAATAGAGAAAGAAATGTTAGCAGCAACATGGGCAATGGAACATTTCAAGATCTATTTGTATGGGACTAAGTTCACGCTCCATACAGATCACATGCCGTTAATAAGTATTTTTAAGAATCCTTTGTCCAAGCCAACAAGCAGAATTGAGCGACTATTGCTCAAGACACAAGAGTTTAGTTTCAACATTCAACATCAACAAGGTAATTCAAATCCTGCAGACTATTTCTCCCGACATccaaacaacaacagcaacaacagttacaacaaaaacaacataatAGAACAGTACGTAAACTTCATCATCAATAATTCACTACCGAAAGCGATCTCCCTGCAAACAATACAAGAAGAAACACAACAAGATCCAATTCTACAACTTCTCATCAAAGCAATTACATCCAACAGCAACACCCAATGGAACAGCAACCAAATATCCAGGTATAAAGGTGTACGGCAAGAACTATCCATAGCAGAAGGATGTGTACTTAAAGGTTCACAAATACTTTTGCCCCACAAGCTAGTTCAACGTGCCATCGCTTTAGCACATAAATCCCACATGGGAatagttaaaacaaaacaattgcTCAGAACCAAAATTTGGTTTCCTGATCTCGACAAGAAAGTAGAAGAAACCGTGTCACAGTGTCACATTTGCCAAGTGGTTAATAATCAAAACCATCGTGAACCACTTTCAATTGTCGAACTAGCGTCAACACCATTTGAGAAAGTGTCGATGGATTTTGCTGGTCCGCTTCCGAACGGGAAGTACTTACTCATTTTGGTCGATGAGTATTCGAAGTATCCATTCGTCGAACAGATACACTCAACAAAATTCATTGATGTGAAGAAAGTATTAACGAAAATATTTTCTGCATTCGGTACTCCATTGAATTTGAAATCCGACAATGGACCACCATTCAGCAGCCACGAGTTTAAAGAATTCATGGATTCCCAGAACATTAAACATCACAAAACAACCCCGTATTGGCCAGAAGCAAATGGAGCAGCGGAACGCATGGTGAAGACAATCAAAAAGTCTCTCATTTCATCCGAGCTAGAACACCATAATTGTTTATCACAACTGGACATGTTTTTGATGGACTATCGCTCAACTCCGCAAGCAACAACTGAAGTATCTCCGTTCGAATTGATGTTCAACAGGAAGATGAATAACTTTCTGCCAACACTGAAAGAGAAGACAACAAAACTGGTCaacaaagaacaaaacaacaaactcaaaaataaacaatacgCAGATAAACGAAGACACACCAAACCAGCAGCATTCAAAGTCGGCGACCAGGTAATTTGCaagcaaagaaaaattaataaacttaCTCCACCGTATGATCCTGAGCCgatgaaaataaccaaaatcaTTGGTTCGCAAATTTGGGCCAGAAGAGAAGGAGAGACCAATACAATTGTAAGAAACTCTTCGTTCTTCAAGAATTTCGTCAAGCCCAACATCCAACAAATAACAACAAGAAGACCTGCACGCAAAAATTACATCAACTATAAAgagcaaaatcaaattgattcaaattcaaatgaaaattctgaaaattatcAACAGTTTCCAACACCAGCTGATTTTGACATTGCTATAGATGAAAACAACAGAGATGTAACTGAGGAAGTTGAAGTTTTCACCACTCCACCAAATTCACCACAATTAAGATACGAACACAAGCGCAGTACTAGATCGAAGAGACCACTGCGTTTTGATGACTACatattagaataa